Proteins from a genomic interval of Diaphorobacter sp. HDW4A:
- a CDS encoding NUDIX hydrolase yields the protein MPNRWKPNVTAAAVIERDGHFLLIEEDTADGLRLNNPAGHLDPGESPVQACVREVLEETGYDFVPEALVGIYMNRFVRTRTGDDITYMRFAFCGKVGVHHEWRSLDDGIVRTVWMTLDEIKFTRARHRSPFVVQNIEDYLNGQRYPLEMVHTHDSVYKSPT from the coding sequence ATGCCAAATCGCTGGAAGCCCAACGTTACCGCAGCAGCCGTCATTGAGCGTGATGGTCATTTCTTGTTGATTGAAGAGGACACCGCTGATGGTCTGCGCCTGAACAATCCCGCTGGACATCTCGACCCCGGCGAATCGCCTGTGCAGGCCTGCGTTCGCGAGGTGCTGGAGGAGACGGGCTACGACTTCGTGCCCGAAGCTCTTGTAGGCATCTACATGAACCGCTTCGTGCGCACTCGTACCGGCGACGACATCACCTATATGCGCTTTGCGTTCTGCGGCAAGGTGGGTGTTCATCACGAATGGCGATCCCTTGACGACGGCATCGTGCGCACCGTGTGGATGACACTCGATGAGATCAAGTTCACCCGGGCGCGGCACCGCAGCCCGTTCGTGGTCCAGAACATCGAGGACTACCTGAACGGCCAGCGCTACCCGCTCGAAATGGTCCACACGCACGACAGCGTCTACAAGTCACCTACCTGA
- a CDS encoding LysE family transporter, with product MNAWFTVITITITTLAVISPGPDFAMVSRNALMLSRRAGVLTALGIALGVWVHVTYTLLGVGLLMQQSLLLFNIVKLLGALYLIYIGVQMLRAQPGAKLPQKVTQPPSDWAALRTGFLTNALNPKTTVFVVSLFMQVVQPATPLGVQLAYGSFISVAHLLWFAVVACCFSAASVRERLLAVRHWIDRVFGAVLVSLGLALAVSRNT from the coding sequence ATGAATGCATGGTTCACTGTCATCACCATCACCATCACCACACTGGCGGTGATCAGCCCGGGGCCGGATTTCGCGATGGTCTCGCGCAACGCGCTGATGCTCTCGCGACGCGCGGGCGTGCTCACCGCGCTGGGCATCGCTCTCGGAGTCTGGGTGCATGTGACCTACACGCTGCTCGGTGTGGGGCTGCTCATGCAGCAGTCGCTGCTGCTGTTCAACATCGTGAAGCTGCTGGGTGCGCTGTATCTGATCTACATCGGTGTGCAGATGCTGCGTGCCCAACCTGGCGCGAAGTTGCCGCAGAAAGTCACCCAGCCGCCCTCGGACTGGGCGGCGCTGCGCACCGGCTTTCTCACCAATGCGCTGAATCCCAAGACCACGGTGTTCGTCGTAAGCCTGTTCATGCAGGTGGTACAGCCCGCCACGCCGCTGGGCGTGCAGTTGGCCTACGGCAGCTTCATCTCGGTGGCCCACCTGCTCTGGTTCGCGGTGGTGGCCTGCTGCTTCTCCGCCGCCTCGGTGCGCGAGCGGCTGTTGGCGGTGCGGCACTGGATCGACCGGGTGTTCGGGGCCGTGCTCGTGAGCCTTGGGTTGGCGCTGGCGGTCTCGCGCAACACATGA
- a CDS encoding penicillin acylase family protein, with protein MQRHPAPPFTMHPPRLAALLAVVLAVTGCSSISTSTNTRQAKLTALERPAEVLIDQWGVPHIYAASTYDAFIAQGYMAARDRLWQMDLWRKRGLGEMAADFGASWVDSDKAARAVLFRGDMYREWLAYGSDSKRVAEAFVAGVNAYVAEVKGDPALLPDEFKLLGYQPAQWAAEDIVRIRHHGLTLNFTSEVDRAQAFCDGKSNGARVDWLRRELVPDVKPQVPDGLNVCGLPGKELKAAYALATASPKFTKDNVKVLAANTTPEQLLDLSASTLNVADANTMASYGSNNWTIAPSMTTTGRPILANDPHRAHGAPSLRYISHISAPGMDVIGAGEPFLPGISIGHNGRIAFGLTRFYMDQEDLYVYETFRTNEREYKYQGRWEPMTKVTELIVVKGENAPRKVDNWYTRHGPVLVTTKGRAYALRAAWLDYGMAPYFGSMDYMRAQNFDQFRAAMNRWGAPGENQVYADSSGNIGWIPGGLTPIRINWDGLMPVPGDGRYEWSGYRNGDELPWEYNPKRGYVVTANENNVPPDHPLYQKGIGYEWSDSARAQRLHALFQQAAKDGKKLTVADSEAWQTDIVAVPAQRLLKLLAPLESDDGQIAEGLTLLKNWNGTMSANSPAAALYEVWSNATLKKAVSDKLLAPNERAFAKDTSATRMIAVLENPQGWMSPADRDKLLLSSIAPAMQWMQDKRGADALKWSWGTLHQANFVHPLAGVVDDATKKRLNVGAGGVGGSWATPMATSYNPDTYQLTSGASFRMVVDVGQWDASRVVNTPGQSGNPASPHYRDLASTWAEGKYFPLTYSRNAVEKVTKERITLTP; from the coding sequence ATGCAACGCCATCCCGCGCCCCCCTTCACCATGCACCCGCCGCGACTCGCCGCCCTGCTCGCGGTGGTCCTCGCCGTCACGGGTTGTAGCTCGATCTCAACGTCCACCAACACCCGGCAGGCCAAGCTGACAGCGCTCGAGAGGCCCGCCGAGGTGCTGATCGACCAATGGGGCGTGCCGCACATCTATGCCGCATCGACGTACGATGCCTTCATCGCCCAGGGCTACATGGCCGCGCGTGACCGGCTGTGGCAGATGGACTTGTGGCGCAAGCGTGGGCTCGGCGAAATGGCGGCGGATTTCGGCGCCTCGTGGGTGGACAGCGACAAGGCCGCGCGCGCCGTGCTGTTCCGTGGCGACATGTACCGCGAATGGCTGGCCTACGGCTCCGATTCCAAACGCGTGGCCGAGGCCTTCGTTGCCGGAGTGAACGCCTACGTTGCCGAGGTCAAGGGAGATCCCGCGCTGCTGCCGGATGAATTCAAACTGCTCGGCTACCAGCCCGCGCAATGGGCGGCGGAAGATATCGTGCGCATCCGCCACCATGGCCTCACGCTCAATTTCACCAGCGAGGTGGACCGCGCCCAGGCCTTCTGCGACGGCAAGTCCAACGGCGCGCGCGTCGATTGGCTGCGCCGCGAGCTGGTGCCAGACGTGAAGCCGCAGGTGCCCGACGGCCTCAATGTCTGCGGCCTGCCGGGCAAGGAGCTCAAGGCCGCCTATGCGCTCGCCACCGCAAGCCCCAAGTTCACCAAGGACAACGTCAAGGTGCTCGCGGCGAACACCACGCCCGAACAGTTGCTGGACCTCTCCGCCTCCACATTGAACGTGGCCGACGCCAACACCATGGCCAGCTACGGCAGCAACAACTGGACCATCGCGCCATCGATGACGACAACGGGCCGCCCCATCCTCGCCAACGATCCGCACCGCGCGCATGGCGCACCCAGCCTGCGCTACATCTCGCACATCTCGGCGCCGGGCATGGACGTGATCGGCGCGGGCGAGCCGTTTCTGCCGGGCATCTCCATCGGCCACAATGGCCGCATCGCGTTCGGGCTGACACGCTTCTACATGGATCAGGAGGACCTCTACGTCTACGAGACCTTCCGTACCAACGAGCGCGAATACAAGTACCAGGGCCGCTGGGAGCCAATGACCAAGGTGACCGAGCTCATCGTCGTCAAGGGCGAGAACGCGCCGCGCAAGGTCGACAACTGGTACACCCGCCACGGCCCGGTGCTGGTCACCACCAAGGGCCGCGCCTATGCGCTGCGCGCCGCGTGGCTGGACTACGGCATGGCGCCGTACTTCGGATCGATGGACTACATGCGCGCCCAGAATTTCGACCAGTTCCGCGCCGCGATGAACCGCTGGGGCGCGCCCGGCGAGAACCAGGTCTATGCCGACAGCAGTGGCAACATCGGCTGGATTCCCGGCGGACTCACTCCTATCCGTATCAACTGGGACGGCCTCATGCCCGTGCCCGGGGACGGCCGCTATGAATGGTCGGGCTACCGCAACGGCGATGAGCTGCCATGGGAATACAACCCGAAGCGCGGCTATGTGGTGACGGCCAACGAGAACAACGTGCCGCCCGATCATCCGCTGTACCAGAAGGGCATCGGCTACGAATGGAGCGATTCGGCGCGCGCGCAGCGCCTGCATGCCCTGTTCCAGCAGGCAGCCAAGGATGGAAAGAAGCTCACCGTGGCCGACTCAGAAGCCTGGCAGACCGACATCGTCGCTGTGCCCGCACAGCGCCTGCTCAAGCTGCTCGCGCCGCTGGAGAGCGACGACGGCCAGATCGCCGAGGGCCTGACGCTGCTCAAAAACTGGAATGGCACCATGTCCGCCAACAGTCCGGCCGCCGCACTCTACGAAGTATGGAGCAACGCGACGCTCAAGAAGGCGGTGAGCGACAAGCTGCTCGCACCCAACGAACGCGCCTTCGCCAAGGACACCAGCGCCACCCGCATGATCGCCGTGCTCGAAAACCCGCAAGGCTGGATGAGCCCCGCCGACCGCGACAAGCTGCTGCTCTCGTCCATCGCCCCCGCCATGCAATGGATGCAGGACAAGCGAGGCGCCGATGCGCTCAAATGGAGCTGGGGCACGCTGCACCAGGCCAACTTCGTCCACCCCCTCGCAGGCGTGGTCGACGACGCCACCAAGAAGCGCCTGAACGTGGGCGCAGGCGGCGTAGGCGGCTCATGGGCTACGCCCATGGCCACGAGCTACAACCCCGACACCTACCAGCTCACCTCCGGCGCATCGTTCCGCATGGTCGTCGACGTAGGCCAATGGGACGCCTCACGCGTGGTCAACACCCCCGGCCAGTCGGGCAACCCGGCCAGCCCGCATTACCGCGATCTGGCCAGCACCTGGGCCGAAGGCAAGTACTTTCCCCTGACCTATTCGCGCAACGCGGTGGAGAAAGTCACCAAGGAAAGAATCACGCTGACGCCGTAA
- a CDS encoding acyl-CoA thioester hydrolase/BAAT C-terminal domain-containing protein encodes MSALQITVTPADGLIDEPRRIVVSGAKPGALIEITAETVRSGVTWQSHASFLTGPGGSIDLTQDVAAEGSYGGIDGMGLIWSQSPVNSKSRELFNQPVADALVTTLSARGKDSPQPPAVATFTQRLAAEGVTRREVREDGLVGTLYLPASEGPHPAVMILNGSGGGFNEPRAALYASRGFAALTLAYFKAPGLSDYISNTPLEYFQKGLQWLRKHVQPKNDFVAVSGQSRGGELVLLLGATFPKEVNAVVGYVPSAYVHSGQNACDPTVGREGPTWLLDGKPLRHWWEDNRTASWKPFDEGPAPHRHDRAMRTALQDPEAIAKARIPVENIAGPVMLLSGTDDGSWPSSTFSQIVRDRLAEVQHPHAVQWLDFEDAGHSILFPFVPTTQHVYAHPVSGMVSTSGGNNKDNARADAESWPAVLQFLRDAVNTHAQSKQSD; translated from the coding sequence ATGAGTGCGCTGCAAATCACGGTCACGCCCGCAGACGGGCTGATCGACGAGCCGCGGCGCATCGTGGTGAGCGGCGCCAAGCCCGGCGCGCTCATCGAGATCACCGCCGAGACGGTGCGCAGCGGCGTGACGTGGCAGAGCCATGCAAGCTTTCTCACCGGTCCTGGCGGCAGCATCGACCTGACGCAGGACGTGGCCGCCGAAGGCAGCTACGGCGGCATCGATGGCATGGGCCTGATCTGGTCGCAGTCGCCCGTCAACTCGAAGAGCCGCGAGCTGTTCAACCAGCCTGTGGCCGATGCGCTCGTCACCACTCTCAGCGCGCGCGGCAAGGACAGCCCGCAGCCACCCGCCGTTGCCACGTTCACGCAGCGACTGGCGGCCGAGGGCGTAACGCGCCGCGAGGTGCGAGAAGACGGTCTCGTCGGCACGCTGTACCTGCCTGCGAGCGAAGGTCCGCACCCGGCGGTGATGATTCTGAATGGCTCGGGCGGCGGCTTCAACGAGCCACGCGCGGCGCTCTACGCATCGCGCGGCTTCGCGGCGCTGACGCTCGCCTACTTCAAGGCGCCCGGCCTGTCGGACTACATCTCCAACACGCCGCTGGAATACTTCCAGAAGGGCCTGCAGTGGCTGCGCAAGCATGTGCAGCCCAAGAACGACTTCGTCGCGGTGAGCGGCCAGTCGCGCGGCGGCGAACTGGTGCTGCTGCTCGGCGCGACCTTCCCCAAGGAGGTCAACGCCGTCGTCGGCTATGTGCCGAGCGCTTACGTGCACAGCGGCCAGAACGCCTGCGACCCGACCGTCGGCCGCGAAGGCCCGACTTGGCTTCTCGATGGCAAACCGCTGCGCCACTGGTGGGAAGACAATCGCACCGCAAGCTGGAAGCCATTCGACGAAGGCCCCGCACCGCATCGCCACGACCGTGCGATGCGCACCGCGCTGCAGGACCCCGAGGCCATCGCCAAGGCCCGCATTCCGGTAGAAAACATCGCAGGCCCGGTGATGCTGCTCTCGGGCACGGACGATGGCTCGTGGCCGTCGAGCACCTTCTCACAGATCGTGCGCGACCGGCTCGCCGAGGTGCAGCATCCGCACGCGGTGCAGTGGCTCGACTTCGAGGACGCGGGCCACTCTATCCTGTTCCCGTTCGTGCCGACCACGCAGCATGTGTATGCGCATCCGGTTTCCGGCATGGTGAGCACGAGCGGCGGCAACAACAAGGACAACGCACGCGCCGACGCCGAATCCTGGCCCGCCGTGCTGCAGTTTCTGCGCGATGCGGTCAACACGCATGCCCAGAGCAAGCAATCAGATTGA
- a CDS encoding CMD domain-containing protein: protein MADQTTTYDVADDLVDRIVGLKPGSRTYEVRHQREKVAAATQGSYDALFDTSLDKDISLTERLLVALYACRLTPAPELATHYRERLIAVGCDAALVEIADRGEPKDVADTRLAAMLQFTRTLIEDPVEGDKAALLALPAASMSTPAVVALSQLIAFLSYQVRLVAGLKAMKASEQEEAHA from the coding sequence ATGGCAGACCAAACCACCACTTACGACGTGGCCGATGACCTCGTCGACCGCATCGTTGGCCTCAAGCCCGGCAGCCGCACCTACGAGGTGCGCCATCAGCGCGAGAAGGTCGCCGCGGCCACCCAAGGCAGCTACGACGCGCTGTTCGACACATCGCTGGACAAGGACATCTCGCTCACCGAGCGCCTGCTGGTCGCGCTCTACGCCTGCAGGCTCACGCCCGCACCGGAGCTTGCGACGCACTACCGCGAGCGCCTGATCGCCGTGGGTTGCGATGCGGCGCTCGTCGAGATCGCCGACCGTGGCGAGCCCAAGGACGTGGCCGACACGCGCCTGGCCGCGATGCTGCAGTTCACGCGCACGCTGATCGAAGACCCCGTGGAAGGCGACAAGGCCGCGCTGCTCGCGCTGCCCGCCGCCAGCATGAGCACGCCCGCCGTGGTCGCGCTGTCGCAGCTGATCGCTTTCCTGTCGTACCAAGTTCGCCTCGTCGCCGGTCTCAAGGCGATGAAGGCATCTGAACAAGAGGAGGCCCACGCATGA
- a CDS encoding LysR family transcriptional regulator produces the protein MNSDHDGELDSPMLAQRMPSLNALRCFEMAARLEHFGRAADELHLTHGAISRAVRALEEDLGIALFERRSRRVFLTDAGRELATAVREGMERMRSACQRLRASAADGQRLTLSCEPTLLMRWLLPRWPVFLRKLAKSHPHAQVHLVAGGGAFSFSGGIDLAIRRDDFAWPPSAMHADVLFAERIGPVCRTEQVARWFTQKQLLRTNAPLLHTRTRSDAWRTWSQISRQALPPQTRAQANSQVYEHFYFSLQAAIAGLGVAIGPEELVRDDLQSGVLSAPLGFVEDGSRYCLLAPAAAAPDSVHALLLGWLLKQAS, from the coding sequence ATGAATTCTGACCATGATGGTGAGTTGGACTCACCAATGTTGGCTCAGCGCATGCCGTCGCTGAATGCACTTCGCTGCTTCGAGATGGCTGCGCGGCTCGAGCATTTCGGGCGCGCAGCCGATGAGCTGCATCTGACGCATGGCGCGATCAGCCGGGCCGTTCGTGCGCTCGAAGAGGATCTTGGCATCGCGCTGTTCGAGCGTCGCAGTCGGCGTGTTTTCCTCACCGATGCGGGACGCGAGCTGGCGACCGCCGTGCGGGAGGGCATGGAGCGCATGCGCAGCGCCTGCCAGCGGCTGCGCGCGAGCGCGGCCGATGGGCAGCGACTCACACTGTCGTGCGAGCCGACGCTGCTCATGCGCTGGCTGCTGCCGCGCTGGCCGGTGTTTCTGCGCAAGCTGGCAAAGTCGCATCCGCACGCGCAGGTGCATCTGGTTGCGGGTGGTGGTGCGTTCTCGTTCAGTGGAGGCATCGATCTCGCGATTCGCCGCGACGATTTCGCATGGCCGCCGTCCGCCATGCATGCGGATGTGCTTTTCGCCGAACGCATCGGTCCGGTCTGCCGCACCGAGCAGGTGGCACGCTGGTTCACGCAGAAGCAGCTGCTGCGCACCAACGCGCCGCTGCTGCACACGCGCACCCGGTCGGACGCTTGGCGCACCTGGTCGCAGATCAGCAGGCAGGCGCTGCCACCGCAGACCAGGGCGCAGGCAAATTCGCAGGTCTACGAGCACTTCTATTTCAGCCTGCAGGCAGCGATTGCAGGCCTTGGCGTCGCCATCGGGCCCGAGGAGCTGGTAAGGGACGATCTGCAAAGCGGCGTGCTCAGCGCGCCGCTCGGCTTTGTCGAGGATGGCTCACGTTACTGCCTGCTCGCGCCCGCTGCGGCGGCACCCGACAGCGTGCACGCACTGCTGCTAGGCTGGCTGCTCAAGCAGGCCAGCTGA
- a CDS encoding peroxidase-related enzyme (This protein belongs to a clade of uncharacterized proteins related to peroxidases such as the alkylhydroperoxidase AhpD.) yields the protein MSTPAVFKPAKLIQSHGFTNESLEWDAWLDVVEIDKATPAQIAVLEESHPKAKTSDYYLFLVHQAEILRQRSTAFNAIMYAPGGLSRAERELGATVVSRINGCVYCASVHAQRFEQLAKRADVIEQVFDEPRTAGTTAREKAISEFSVKITEKPAELAAADIDALKAQGLNDGEVLDLLHSDAIFAWANRLMLNLGEPIFPDTSA from the coding sequence ATGAGCACGCCCGCCGTTTTCAAACCCGCCAAGCTGATCCAGTCGCACGGTTTCACCAACGAATCGCTCGAATGGGATGCGTGGCTTGACGTCGTGGAAATCGACAAGGCCACGCCCGCGCAGATCGCTGTGTTGGAGGAAAGCCACCCCAAAGCCAAGACCAGCGACTACTACCTGTTCCTTGTGCACCAGGCCGAGATCCTGCGCCAGCGCTCGACCGCGTTCAACGCCATCATGTATGCACCCGGCGGCCTTTCGCGCGCCGAGCGCGAACTGGGTGCGACCGTGGTCTCGCGCATCAACGGCTGCGTGTACTGCGCGTCGGTGCACGCGCAACGCTTCGAGCAGCTCGCCAAGCGCGCCGACGTGATCGAGCAGGTGTTCGACGAACCACGCACGGCCGGAACGACGGCGCGTGAAAAGGCAATCAGCGAGTTCTCGGTGAAGATCACCGAGAAGCCTGCCGAGCTGGCCGCCGCTGACATCGATGCGCTGAAAGCCCAAGGCCTGAACGACGGCGAAGTGCTGGACCTGCTGCACTCCGACGCGATCTTCGCCTGGGCCAATCGCTTGATGCTGAATCTGGGCGAGCCGATCTTCCCGGACACTTCGGCATAA